TTAGGATGTCATGTTTCAAAAACAACAATAATGAGATGGTAATTCGGCGCTCACCTCAATTAGTATGTCCCTGGTTTTGGTAATTCGGCGCTCACCTCAATTAGTATGTCCCTGGTTTTGATCTAGAGAAATACATTGAGAAGCGGAAAAAGCGGTCACCCGCTTTCGCGGTCGGATTTGAAACTGGGTACGAACAGTTTAAGATCGGACTCGTCCTTCGTACGGCTCGCGAAAAAGCGGGGCTCACGCAGGATGAAGTCGCCACACGCCTGAGCACAAAGAAATCGGCCATCTCCCGGATTGAGAATCACGCGGAGGATATCAGGTTATCCACACTAGAGAAGTTCGCCGAGGCTATTGGCAAACGGTTGACTCTGAAAATTGCCTGATAAATGAATCTATAAACTGCGAACCACACAATTCTGGCTATCGTCGCTCCGCTCCTCAGCCAGATTGTGACCGTTCGCCCGGAAATGATTATTGACGAAAGTATTACCGTGGTTATACCATTGAATCATGAAAACCGCCATATCAATACCGGATGACGTCTTTAGTGCAGCTGAGAATTTCGCGCATCAAAGCCATTTGAGCCGAAGTGCCTTGTTTACGCGCGCCTTGGTGGAGTTCTTGTCCCGGCGTCGGAACGAAGGGGTGACGGAACGCCTCAACCGACTGTACGACAAGGAAAACTCCCACCTTGATCCGGCGCTCGCAAGAATGCAGGCCTCATCGATTTCCAAGGAGAAATGGTGATGAACCGGGGCGAGATTTGGAGGGCTTCTCTGGGGGAACCGGAAGGGTCGGGGCCGGGCTATCGGCGACCTGTCCTTATTGTTCAATCAGATGAGTTCAACCGTAGCCGGATCGGCACCGTCATTGTTGCGGCTCTGACATCCAATGTTGCGCTCGCCCAGGCTCCTGGCAATATCTTGATCAAGGCACGACATGCGGGCCTTGCCAAGGATTCCGTGGTCAACGTGTCTCAGGTGATCACGGTTGACAAGCAGTGTCTGACGGAAAAGGTCAAAAAGGTGGAGGCGTCTGTCATGGCGGAAGTCGATAACGGAATCCGACTTGTTTTGGCGATTTGAAATTCGGCGAACAACACCTCGGAGTTTACGTCGCTGACGCTCCGAAACTCAAGGTGGGCGTTCGGTACAATACCAAGACAAACAACAGGAGGAAGATACGATGATCTCAGAAAAACTGCAGGAAATCATGAAGAAGGACGGCGTGGTTGCGATTGCCACCCTAGGGCCTGATGGGCCCCATCTGGTCAATACGTGGAATAGTTACCTCAGGATATCGCAAGATGAACGGCTGTTCATCCCCGCCGGATATATGCACAAGACGGAGGCCAACATTGCCCGCCATCCAGATGTCTTGATTACCCTGGGGAGCAGTAAGGTGGAGGGGCTGCATGGAGCGGGTGCCGGTTTCCTGATCAAGGGAAAGGCGAGGTTCGTGACGTCCGGCCCTGATTTTGATTTCATGAAAGAGAAGTTCAGCTGGCTGCGTGCGACCTTGGCCGTCACCATTGAATCTGCCACTCAAACCTGGTAAAGCCTCATTACATGGCGGCGGCACGCTTGGCGCATACCGGTGACACGCCGGTTACTACAGAAGATCGGCGACGCAAAGAAACTGATGAAAAATGCGTTCAGTGAGGAATAATGAGACGTAACGACAGGGCAATCAACATCGAGG
This is a stretch of genomic DNA from bacterium. It encodes these proteins:
- a CDS encoding helix-turn-helix domain-containing protein, with protein sequence MEKRKKRSPAFAVGFETGYEQFKIGLVLRTAREKAGLTQDEVATRLSTKKSAISRIENHAEDIRLSTLEKFAEAIGKRLTLKIA
- a CDS encoding type II toxin-antitoxin system PemK/MazF family toxin; the encoded protein is MNRGEIWRASLGEPEGSGPGYRRPVLIVQSDEFNRSRIGTVIVAALTSNVALAQAPGNILIKARHAGLAKDSVVNVSQVITVDKQCLTEKVKKVEASVMAEVDNGIRLVLAI
- a CDS encoding pyridoxamine 5'-phosphate oxidase family protein, with the protein product MISEKLQEIMKKDGVVAIATLGPDGPHLVNTWNSYLRISQDERLFIPAGYMHKTEANIARHPDVLITLGSSKVEGLHGAGAGFLIKGKARFVTSGPDFDFMKEKFSWLRATLAVTIESATQTW